ATCCCGGTGGCTATAAGGAGCAACAGCATAGCTGCTGTCAATTTTCTTCTCTTACTAAAAAAAGCACGCATGCAAACGAGTGTGTAAAGTGAATAATTAAAGCTGGCGATGGCTCAGGGAACCGGGTCGTATCCGTGCCCTCCCCAGGGATGGCACGATAAAATACGTTTTATGGTAAGATACCCTCCCTTGAAAGGGCCATATTTTTTGAATGCTTCCAGCCCATATTGGGAACAGGTGGGCGTATACCGGCATTTACTACCCAACAGGGGCGAAATGAACCATTGATAGATTTTTATCAGGAAAATAAAAGGATAACTCAGCCAACGCATAAAACACCTCCAGCTTTTAGCCGCCGGCAGCTAGCCGGCAGTCGTCAGTAGCTTCTTTAAAATTACCGAAATTTTGCCTTGCAGGGTAGAAAAATCGGGGATTTTTTTGTCGGTATAGATGAGAAAAACCGCCAGCTGTCGCGACTGGATTTTCAGGTGATCATAGAGTTCCTGCTTTTGCAGGCGCCAGGCTTCGCGTCCCAGGCGTTTGATGCGGTTACGGTCTACTGCGCGGGGGAAACGGCGGGTAGCGACGCTAAAACCCACCTGTACCGGGGAATTGCCCTGTTCTTTCAGAGGCATATATATCACCCGGTATGGAAAAACAGAAAACGCTTTTCCTTCACGAAAAAGCGTTTCAATAAGTTTTCTGCTTTTTAACCTTTCTTCCTTTCTAAAAGAATAAGTTTTTATGGCAATAGTATTTAGCTA
The genomic region above belongs to Chitinophaga sp. 180180018-3 and contains:
- the yidD gene encoding membrane protein insertion efficiency factor YidD; translated protein: MRWLSYPFIFLIKIYQWFISPLLGSKCRYTPTCSQYGLEAFKKYGPFKGGYLTIKRILSCHPWGGHGYDPVP
- a CDS encoding ribonuclease P protein component, with the protein product MAIKTYSFRKEERLKSRKLIETLFREGKAFSVFPYRVIYMPLKEQGNSPVQVGFSVATRRFPRAVDRNRIKRLGREAWRLQKQELYDHLKIQSRQLAVFLIYTDKKIPDFSTLQGKISVILKKLLTTAG